In a genomic window of Glycine max cultivar Williams 82 chromosome 13, Glycine_max_v4.0, whole genome shotgun sequence:
- the LOC100794650 gene encoding uncharacterized protein LOC100794650 (The RefSeq protein has 1 substitution compared to this genomic sequence), with translation MGMDYYGILEVDRNASDEELKRAYRKLAMKWHPDKNPTNKKEAEIQFKQISESYEVLSDPQKRAIFDRYGEGGLNGGMQTLDEGVASFFRTGDGPTAFRFNPRNANNIFAEVFGCSSPFGGMGRGFGCGGSGRGRGMGMGGGSWVSRSFGGMFGNDMFREGRSMNQGPRRKAPPIENTLLCSLEELYKGSTRKMKISREITHASGRIFLVEEILNIEIHPGWKKGTKITFPEKGNEQPNVIAADLVFIIDEKPHSVFTRDGYDLVVTQKISLKEAEALTGYTIQLTTLDGRGLNIIINNVTDPDYEEVVTGEGMPISKDPSKKGNLRIKFNIEIPDIVGA, from the exons ATGGGGATGGACTACTATGGGATTTTGGAGGTTGACAGGAATGCCTCAGATGAAGAGTTGAAGAGAGCCTACAGAAAGCTTGCAATGAAATGGCACCCTGACAAGAACCCAACCAATAAGAAAGAGGCTGAGATTCAATTCAAACAGATATCTGAATCCTACGAG GTTCTTAGTGATCCCCAGAAGAGAGCAATTTTTGATCGGTATGGAGAAGGTGGCCTTAATGGTGGAATGCAAACACCGGATGAAGGTGTGGCTTCCTTCTTCCGAACTGGGGATGGCCCAACAGCATTTAGGTTCAATCCCAGAAACGCAAACAACATTTTTGCAGAAGTGTTTGGGTGTTCAAGCCCATTTGGTGGAATGGGAAGGGGGTTTGGCTGTGGTGGCAGTGGCAGAGGCAGAGGCATGGGCATGGGGGGTGGATCGTGGGTGTCAAGGTCCTTTGGTGGAATGTTTGGCAATGACATGTTTAGAGAAGGCAGGTCAATGAATCAAGGTCCACGCCGCAAGGCACCTCCCATTGAAAATACATTGCTTTGCAGCCTTGAGGAGCTCTACAAGGGGAGTACCAGAAAGATGAAAATCTCTAGGGAAATTACACATGCAAGCGG GAGAATTTTTCTGGTGGAGGAAATATTAAACATTGAAATCCATCCGGGCTGGAAAAAGGGAACCAAAATCACTTTCCCAGAGAAAGGAAATGAGCAGCCAAATGTCATTGCTGCAGATCTTGTGTTTATTATTGATGAGAAACCTCACAGCGTATTTACAAGAGATGGTTATGATTTGGTTGTTACACAAAAGATATCACTTAAAGAAGCTGAAGCTCTAACAGGCTACACCATCCAACTTACAACTCTAGATGGCAGGGGTCTGAACATCATCATAAACAATGTGACTGATCCAGATTATGAAGAAGTGGTCACAGGGGAAGGTATGCCAATTTCCAAAGATCCTTCAAAGAAGGGTAACCTTAGGATCAAATTCAACATCGAAATCCCAGACATAGTTGGTGCCTGA